One uncultured Desulfovibrio sp. genomic window carries:
- a CDS encoding HlyD family secretion protein, with protein sequence MSEPIYLQMPEARLKKHGRMFLRLLPLWVIACLVAAGWWWIESGRVTSTWAMLDGMVYAVSSEFPAKVESVSVREGDHVKKGQVLARLDAKAYAGRVGEAGREAAALRAMAGPPSIEETAARLKQAQDSEQEMVRRIALARHDEDLKQKAREERVAEHVRAQLALRTLDSQGGERAVGSARYAAAKQAEAQTRLAKERAIVEFEQVSLVRAAIDQELARVRAEALRYKQLASSNRYAPKYVAGALGAAMNAVPQNAVDGNLYAPQDGRILRGIAMPGQSVQRGEPVVLLLPEGKEAQKSFWLLAFFTQDAANALKPGQKCAITLKNDTKLEGRVYDRLDPQPLPSNAIADNKDARETAARPEVYVPVRITISDGEGKQFEPGMLGKCEVMTRVFWN encoded by the coding sequence ATGTCTGAACCAATATACTTGCAGATGCCCGAAGCCCGGTTGAAAAAGCATGGCCGCATGTTTTTGCGCCTTCTGCCCCTGTGGGTGATAGCCTGTCTGGTTGCCGCCGGGTGGTGGTGGATCGAATCTGGCCGTGTGACAAGCACCTGGGCCATGCTCGACGGCATGGTGTACGCTGTTTCGTCCGAATTTCCCGCCAAGGTCGAATCCGTGTCTGTCCGCGAGGGTGATCATGTCAAAAAAGGGCAGGTCTTGGCCCGGCTGGACGCCAAAGCATACGCTGGCCGTGTGGGCGAGGCCGGGCGCGAGGCAGCCGCTCTGCGCGCCATGGCTGGCCCGCCCAGCATTGAAGAAACCGCAGCCCGCCTCAAGCAGGCGCAGGATTCAGAACAGGAGATGGTGCGCCGCATCGCACTGGCGCGGCATGATGAAGACCTCAAGCAGAAGGCGCGCGAAGAACGCGTGGCGGAGCATGTGCGCGCCCAGCTGGCCTTGCGCACACTTGATAGCCAGGGCGGTGAGCGCGCTGTGGGCAGCGCGCGTTACGCAGCCGCCAAACAGGCAGAAGCTCAGACCCGCCTTGCCAAGGAGCGGGCCATTGTGGAATTTGAGCAGGTCAGCCTTGTGCGCGCAGCCATAGATCAGGAACTTGCCCGAGTGCGCGCGGAAGCACTACGTTACAAACAGTTGGCCTCAAGCAACCGCTATGCGCCAAAATATGTGGCAGGGGCCTTGGGCGCTGCCATGAATGCCGTGCCGCAAAATGCAGTGGACGGCAATCTATACGCGCCGCAAGATGGGCGCATTCTGCGTGGCATCGCCATGCCAGGGCAGTCTGTGCAGCGCGGAGAGCCAGTGGTCTTGCTGCTGCCCGAGGGCAAGGAAGCGCAAAAGTCCTTCTGGCTGTTGGCCTTCTTTACGCAGGATGCCGCCAATGCCCTCAAACCGGGCCAGAAGTGCGCCATAACCCTGAAAAACGACACCAAGCTTGAAGGGCGCGTCTACGACAGGCTCGACCCCCAGCCCCTGCCGTCCAATGCCATTGCGGACAACAAGGATGCCAGGGAAACTGCGGCCCGCCCGGAAGTTTACGTGCCTGTGCGCATAACCATCAGCGATGGCGAGGGAAAGCAGTTTGAACCCGGCATGCTGGGGAAGTGCGAGGTTATGACGAGGGTTTTCTGGAATTAG
- the queD gene encoding 6-carboxytetrahydropterin synthase QueD — MDIYVTMTFDAAHRLPAVPAGHKCGNLHGHTFVVEVYVQGEVSETNGWVVDFGDIKSIAKSFVDQLDHTYLNDIEGLENPTSENIAIWLWGKLDSQIRGLSKIVVKESPTSGAVYTGK, encoded by the coding sequence ATGGATATTTACGTTACTATGACGTTTGACGCAGCGCACCGGCTGCCCGCTGTACCGGCGGGGCACAAGTGCGGCAATCTGCATGGGCATACTTTTGTTGTTGAAGTTTATGTACAGGGCGAAGTGTCTGAAACCAATGGCTGGGTTGTTGATTTTGGCGACATTAAATCGATTGCGAAGTCGTTTGTTGACCAGCTCGATCACACGTATCTGAATGATATTGAAGGGCTTGAAAATCCCACCAGCGAAAATATCGCCATCTGGCTCTGGGGCAAGCTGGATTCCCAGATCCGGGGGCTTTCAAAAATCGTGGTTAAGGAGAGCCCCACCTCTGGCGCCGTGTACACGGGGAAGTAA